The proteins below come from a single Triticum aestivum cultivar Chinese Spring chromosome 5D, IWGSC CS RefSeq v2.1, whole genome shotgun sequence genomic window:
- the LOC123124824 gene encoding histone H4, which yields MSGRGKGGKGLGKGGAKRHRKVLRDNIQGITKPAIRRLARRGGVKRISGLIYEETRGVLKIFLENVIRDAVTYTEHARRKTVTAMDVVYALKRQGRTLYGFGG from the coding sequence ATGTCCGGGCGCGGCAAGGGCGGCAAGGGGCTGGGCAAGGGCGGGGCGAAGCGGCACAGGAAGGTGCTGCGGGACAACATCCAGGGGATCACCAAGCCGGCGATCCGGCGGCTAGCGCGGAGGGGCGGGGTGAAGCGCATCTCCgggctcatctacgaggagactcgcggcgtgctcaagatcttcctcgagaacgTCATCCGCGACGCAGTCACCTACACCGAGCACGCGCGCCGCAAGACCGTCACCGCCATGGACGTCGTGTACGCGCTCAAGCGCCAGGGCCGCACCCTGTACGGCTTCGGCGGTTAG